A region of the Candidatus Methylomirabilis oxygeniifera genome:
ACTGCGCTCGACATCCTTCACGACAAGCTGCGCATCATCGACCGCCATGATGGCACCGGCCATGGCGTAGTGGATGAACCGGTCCATCTTCTTGACCTCTTTCTTCTCCATGTAGAGAAGCGGGTCGAATCCCTTCACCTCTGCGGCGATCTTCGTATCGTGTCGACTGGCGTCGAATCTGGCGATGTGATCGATGCCTGACACCCCGTTCATCAGGCTCTTCCAGAAGGTGTCGACGCCGATGCCGTTTGGCGCCACTACGCCCAGGCCTGTCACTACTACTCGTCTCATGTCGTTATGTTCCCATGGCCCATACGTCAATCTATAATCACGGGCTCGGCCTGTTGTTACGCGGGATGCGCCTTAATATGCGCGATCGCGTCTTTGACGGTGACGATCTTCTCAGCCTCCTCGTCGGGAATCTCAATACCGAACTCTTCTTCCAAAGCCATCACCAGCTCCACCGTATCAAGCGAGTCGGCGCCCAGATCTTCGACGAACGAGGCCTCCGGCGTCACCTCTGCCGCATTCACACCCAACTGATCTACAATGATCTTTTTGACTCTCTCTTCGATCTCCATGACGTCTGTCATCGTCCCCCTCTCTACGGCCCCTGTCTGCCGCCAGGCAGGTCGGCGCCGTCCGATGAATTAGGTTCGCAACCCACCATCAATTGTAATCACCTGGCCTGTAATATAGCTCGCCGCTTCTGAAACGAGGAACGAGACCAGAGCAGCCACCTCCTCCGCGGCCCCAAATCGACCCATGGGGATTTGGCCAAGATAGCTCTTTTTACGATCCTCTGACAGGATCGCGGTCATCTCAGTCTCGATAAAGCCCGGGGCCACCGCATTCACCGTAATCGACCTGGAGGCCACCTCCTTGGCAACAGCCTTCGTAAAACCGATCAGCCCAGCCTTCGATGCGGAGTAGTTGGCCTGTCCAGGAATTCCCATCGTCCCTGCGACCGAGCTGATATTCACGATTCGACCGCTCTGCGCCCTCAGCATCGGCCGCAACGCTGCTCGGGTCGTAAAGAATGCTCCTTTCAAGTTGACATCCAGGACAGCATCCCAGTCCTCCTCCTTCATTCGGATCAGGAGCCCATCCTTGGTGATGCCCGCATTATTGACCAGGATGTCCAGACGACCAAAACCTTTGAGGCCGGCCTGAATCAATCCATCCGCCTCAGCCTCACGCGAAATATCTGCGGCCACCGCTATCCCCTCAGCTCCGGCCGCTTCTATCTCCGCAACCACCTTTTGGGCTGCCTCCGGATTTCTTGCGCCGATAACTACCTTCGCGCCCTGCGCCGAGAGCCCCAAAGCGATTGCCCGCCCAATCCCTCGCGAGCCGCCGGTGACGACTGCTACCTTCCCCTCAAGTCCGGTCGTTGGCGCCATCACCATCAGCGAACCGCCTCCAACTGATCCACCGCCAACCGTAGCGAACCCGGATCCTCCGCGTAGAGCGCGGTCGCCTCAGGCGCGATCCGTCTAATCAGTCCGGTCAGTACTTTTCCAGGACCAAGCTCCAGAAAGATGGTGACGCCTTCTTTCACCAGTCTACGCACCACATCCTCCCACCGCACCGGCCTTGTGACTTGGCGAACGAGACTGTCGGCAACCGCATCCCTCGTCGTCAGAAGCTCGGCGTCGGCATTGTTGACCAACGGAACCGTTGGATCGGCAATCGGTGTCGCTTGGAGTACACCGGCCAACCGCTGAGCCGCCGGCTCCATCAAGGAGCAGTGAAATGGCGCACTCACCTGGAGGCGCACGGCTCGCTTAGCGCCGCGTTGTTTGGCCAGCTCGACGGCTCGATCCACCGCCCCGGTCTTCCCGGCGATGACCACCTGACCGGGGCCGTTAAGATTGGCGACCTCGACAATCCCGTATTGGGCGGCCTCCTCGCATATCGCATAGACGCTCTGCCTATCAAGGCCCAATATAGCCGCCATCGCACCGGCCCCAGGGGCCACTGCTTCCTGCATGAACTCGCCTCTCTTCCTTACAATGCGAATGGCGTCTTCAAATGCGAGGCTCCCGGACGCTACCAGCGCTGAATACTCCCCAAGCGAATGGCCCGCCACATAGTCGGGTTTGATCCCCTCGCGCTGTAACGCGGCGACAGCGGCCATACTCACCGTCATAATAGCCGGCTGCGCGTTTGCGGTGAGGGTAAGCTGCTCCTCTGGTCCTTTGAAGCAGAGATGGCCAAGGTCGATCCCCAGCGCCTCACTTGCCTTTTCAAAGAGAATACGGGCTTCAGGGATCTGCGACCAGAAATCCTGCCCCATACCAATCCGTTGAGAACCTTGACCGGGAAAACGAGCGCGATCGCGGTCATCGTCCGGCAGCGCGCATACTCACCATCGGATGAGCGCCGATCCCCAGGTAAATCCGCCCCCGAAGGCCGTCAGCAACAACAGATCACCGCGCTTCAGTCGTCCCGCCCGGACGGCTTCGTCCATGGCGATAGGGATTGAGGCTGCGGAGGTATTACCATAGCGGTCAATGTTCATATAGATCCGCTCCCGCGGCAGGTCCAGTCGCTCGGCCACTGCATAGATAATTCGGGCGTTGGCCTGGTGAGAAATAAAAAGATCAACGTCGGAAACCTCTGCCCCATTGGCCTTGAGCGCAGCGATGGCGGCCTCTTCCATTGACCGGACCGCCGTCTTGAACACCTCATTTCCGTTGGGCATCCGAATCGTCACCAGCTTCTCATCGATGACCTTTTGGCTCGCAGGCTGGCGCGAGCCGCCCCCCGGAATGATCAGTTGCCTCCCCTTTGATCCGTCCGAATAGAGGTGCGTAGAGAGGATAGCCGGATCGGCAGTTGTCCGCTGAACCACCACCGCGCCCGCGCCATCGCCAAAGAGTACACAGGTGCCTCGATCACTCCAGTCCACGACCTTGGAAAGGGTATCCGCCCCTATCACCAGGATGTTTCGCATGACGCCGGCTCGCAGATAGGCGTCGGCGACAGAGAGGCCGTACACAAAGCCGGCGCACGCAGCCATCAGATCGAAGGCCGCCGCGCGTGACGCGCCAAGTCGCTCCTGCAACACGCACGCGGTAGAGGGAAAAAACATATCGGGGGTCACCGTGTTCACGAGGATCAGATCCAGGTCATGAGGGTCAACGCCGGAGGCCTCAAGGGCCTGTCGAGCCGCCCCCTCAGCGAGATCCGACGTTGCCTGGTCATCGGAGGCGATCCGCCGCTCCGATATCCCCGTTCGGGTGACAATCCACTCGTCACTTGTACTGACCATCTGCTCCAGTTCAGCATTGGTCAGCACTCGATCCGGAACTGAGGCCCCTGTGCCTGCGATTCTGCTGCCGTACATCACATGCGTCCTGTCGCTAACTGACGGCAATCCCTTCCGTGATATGCTCGATCACCCTGTTTTCTACACATCCTCCGGCGACTCGGATCGCATTCTTGATCGCCTTGGCGGTCGAGCGGCCGTGGCAGATGATGCAGACCCCTCGAACCCCAAGCAGTGGCGCGCCGCCGTACTCCGTATAATCAATCAGCTTCTTGAAGCGCTTAAATGCGCCCCTGGCCAATAAGGCGCCGACCATCCCCGCCAACCCTTTCCCCAGTTCCTCCTTGAGCAGGCGCGTAAAAAACTCCGCGGCGCCTTCAATGATCTTCAGGGCAACGTTACCGGTGAAGCCGTCGCACACAATGATATCGGCTGTTCCCGTGAGGACCTCGCGGCCCTCGACGTTTCCAATGAAGTTGAGGGACTGCTCCTCTTCGAGCCCCTTGAAGGCCTCTCGAGTCAACTCGTTCCCCTTACTCTCCTCCTCACCGATGCTCAGCAGGCCAACGGTAGGCGTTGGCTTCCCCATGATTTGCCGCGCATAGACATTCCCCATAATAGCAAACTGGAGGAGGTGTCGCGCCTTGCAATCGGCATTGGCGCCGACATCCAACAGGATCGACTGACCTTTCAGCGTTGGAATGATGAGAGCGATGGCGGGACGCTCTACGCCCGGAAGCGGACCCAAGGTAATCAGCGCCGTGGCCATCACCGCCCCCGTATTCCCGGCGCTGATAAAGGCATCGGCCTCCCCATTCTTGACGAGATCCAGGCCGACCCGGATGGACGACTGCTTCTTCTTTCGCAAGGCGGCGGAAGGGGATTCTTGCATCCCGACCGTCTCCGGGGCGTGTCGGATCGCAATGCTCAGGCCCTTCGTGGCGTGCTGTTTCAGTGCCCGGCCAATTTCTTCTTCGTTCCCGACCAGCAAGACAGACAGGTCGAGTTCACGGGCGGCGGCTACGGCGCCCTCGACGGTAACCGTGGGACCACGGTCGCCACCCATCGCGTCAAGGGCTATACGGGTTCCCATACCTGTGTGCCTATCGGGAACGGGAGGCTAGACCTCCTCCCGCTTCACAACCTCCCGACCACGATAATAGCCACAGGCGGGGCAAGCGCGATGGGGCAGCTTCCGCTCATGGCAGTTGGGGCACTCCGAGAGAGAAGGGGCGGTGAGGGCGTGATGAGCGCGTCGTGTTCGCGACCGCGTATTACTGTGACGGCGTTTTGGAAGGGGCATCGTTCATCCTCCTGGATTTCGCGTGGGCTAGAGTAAATGTTGAAGGGGAGCCAGCCTTGGGTCGTCTTCCTGCACCTGGCATCCGCACGAGCTCTCGTTCAGATTGACCCCGCAATGCGGGCAAAGACCACGGCAGTCGGCCCGGCACAGGGGCTGCAGCGGCAAATTCAACAGGACATTCTCGCGCAACAGCCTGGTCACATCCAGGCGATCGTCTTGCATGGCGTCGACGTCCATCTCGGCGGCGCTGAGTTCAACCTCCTCGTCGCGAAAGGCTTCTCTGTCTTCCGTATACAGAATCGTAAACGAATCAGAGACGGGAACAGACACCGACTCTGAGCATCGGCTGCACGGCACGACTGCCGTTGTGGAGAATGTTCCACTCGCAAGGATGCCGTTGACCTCTCGCTCCAGACGAAGGGAGGCTTGGATCGGAGCAAGTGACAGCCATAATCCCTCAACCCCCTCCCAGCAAGGTTCTTCACGTACTTCCAGATCTAACCCTTCTGGAGGAATCTGCGACCGCTCCACTACCATTGTAGATGCTCCATCAAATTCGCATGTATGGTACAAGGCGAGGACTCTCAAGTCAAGGAATTTCCTGACGGGACAGCCCCCGCTTCACGGTTATTTCAACGGTGAGTCGTCTCTTCCAACTACAGGAACGATCTCCAATCGATTAAAAAAATAAGGGATTTCAACAGCGGCTGATGCCGCCGAGTCTGAGCCATGCACAACGTTCCTCTCGATGCTGTCGGCAAAGCTCCGTCGGACTGTTCCCTCGGCAGCCTTATGCGGATCGGTAGCGCCCATGAGCGTCCGAACACGCCCTATCGCCCCCTCCCCTTCCAGAATCATCGGTACGCATGGTCCGGAGCTCATAAAACGTGTGAGGCTCTCAAAGAACGGCTGATGTCGATGCACCTGATAGAAACCCTCCGCCTCTTTTTGCGCCAGCCACACCATCTTCAGCCCGCATACCACCAATCCCTCCGACTCAAAGCGCCGAACGATCTCGCCGATCAGACCCCTCGCCACAGCATCCGGCTTCACAATAACCAAGGTTTGTTCCATGTTGTCACTCCGTGATGATAAGGGCTGTCAGTTGTCTACTGTCAGCCGATGACTTTTTTTACAGCGGCTCCAATGTCTGCCGGGTTGTGCACTACAGCGATATCGGCACGCCGCAAGGCAGAGATCTTCTCTGTTGCTGTTCCTCTGCCACCCGAGATGATCGCCCCCGCATGGCCCATACGTCGCTCGGGAGGGGCTGCCAGCCCGGCGACGTATGCGATGACCGGTTTCGTGACGTGCCGCTCAACGAAGGCCGCCGCCTCCTCTTCGGCAGTACCTCCGATCTCGCCGATCATCAGAATCGCCTCGGTCGCCCCATCGTTTTCGAAGAGCGCCAGGCAATCGACGAACGTGGTACCGATGATCGGATCCCCACCGATTCCGATGCAGGTAGATTGGCCCAGACCCAGGCGCGTAAGCTGATTGACCGCCTCGTAGGTCAGCGTCCCGCTCCTTGAGATCACACCGACCCTACCGGGTCTGTGGATCCGTCCCGGCATGATCCCCACCTTGGCTTGGTCCGGAGAGATGATCCCGGGGCAGTTCGGCCCAACCAGGCGGGTGTCAGACCCGTGAAGTATACGGGCCACGCGCACCATATCCAAGATCGGAATCCCCTCCGTGATACACACGACCAGCGGAATCGCCGCATCGATCGCCTCGAGAATTGCGTCAGCGGCGAAGGCGGCAGGAACAAAGATCAAGGCGGTATTCGCATCCTCCTTCTCTACAGCCTCACGTACTGTATCAAAAACCGGAATCCCCTCGTGGGATATACCCCCCTTGCCGGGGGTCACGCCTGCGACTACGCGGGTCCCATACTCGCGACACGCCAAGGCGTGGAACGTGCCCTCCTTGCCGGTGATCCCCTGTACCACCACTCGTGTCTGTCGGTCTACCAGAATACTCACGCCATATCCTATACCCTGAACCCTATACCCTGTCCGGAGGCCTTCACGGCCTTCTCGGCCGCATCCTGCATCCCTTCTGCGGTGATGAAATTCAGACCGGACTCAGTAAGCATACGCGTACCATGGTCCACATTGGTCCCCTCCATCCGAACTACAATCGGCATTGTCACCCCGAGGGAGCGAACCGCACGAATCACGCCCTCTGCCAGCCGCTCACACCTCAGGATTCCCCCGAAGATGTTGATAAGGACCACACGTACGGATCGGTCTGAGATCAGAATGCGAAACGCCTGTTCGATCTGTTCAGCACTGGCGCCGCCGCCGACATCCAGAAAGTTGGCCGGTTCACCGCCGACAAATTTGACGAGATCCATGGTCGCCATCGCCAAGCCGGCTCCGTTGACCATACATCCTACAGTACCGTCGAGCTTGATATAGTTTAGTCCGAACTTGGACGCCTCTATCTCCAGCGGCAGCTCCTCGTCTGGATCACGGAGCGCCTTCAGATCGGCGTGGCGAAAAAGGGCGTTATCATCGACATTGAGCTTGGCATCCAGGGCCAACAAGCGACCATCGGTCGTGATCACCAGAGGATTGATCTCGACCAAAGAACAATCTTTCTCCTGAAACACTCGATACAAGGCCGAAAATAGACCGGTAGCGGTACGTTGAACCTGCTGCGGCAGCGCGAGCCTCAACACAAGGCGGCGAATATGGAAGGACTGAAGTTGAACGGCCGGATCGACGACGACTCTCGTGATACTCTCCGGATCCTTCGCGGCCACTTCTTCGATCTCCATCCCGCCGATCGCGCCGGCCATCATCACGGGCCGTGCCGCCCTGCGATCCAGGACGATCCCGGCGTACAGCTCCCGGCTGACGGCGACTTGTTCCTCGACAAGGATTCTTTTGACCACCCTGCCTTCAGGGCCGGTCTGATGGGTGACCAGGCGGGAACCGATGAGCCGCTCCGCCAACTCTTCCGCCTCCTGCGGCGACGATGCCGACAGGATCCCGCCACCCTTGCCTCGGCCGCCCGCATGAATCTGGGCCTTCAGCACCACAGCGCCGCCAAGCTGCTCGGCAACACGCGCCGCGTCAACGGGCGTCGTGACCGCCTCCCCTTTTGGAACGGGTACCTCGTACGCGCCAAGGATCGCCTTTGCCTGAAACTCATGGATCTTCATGACTTACCTTCACTGCAACCTCTTCTACGGATGCCGTCCCTTCACCGAAGTCGAAAGGTCTTAACGAGTATCCGGTGAAAACGAGGAGTGGTCAGCGACGACTGCATAGCGTGAGCGTCACTGCCATCCTTGGTGTGCCGAACGGTTATCATAATCTCAACATCTTGTTTGTCAAGGTCCAAAATTGGTTTTAGTCTTGACACGCTTTGATACACCGTGCTAAAGGAATGGCGTATATGCGTCTTCGAAAAACAGTAGATGGCATCACAGTTGTGATTCAAAGCGCCTGAGCATGATGCGACCCGCGACGGCACATCCGGCTGGGCGACCCATCTCCCCTCCATCCACCCACGAGGTTGATCAGTTCGTCGACGAGTTGCGTCGAGGGTACGCGACTCGCGGACACCCCGTCCATCTCAAACAGATCCCTTCAAAATCCCCAAGCTATGCGGATCTGTCCGATCCTCTGCCCGGACCGCTTCTGGACACCCTACGGAAGATCGGAGTCGACCAACTCTATACGCACCAGTGTGCTGCCATCGCGGCAGCTCGTACCGGTAAGCATCCGCTGGTCGTCACGTCCACCGCCTCCGGCAAGAGCTTGACCTATCTCTTGCCGATTCTTGAGCACCTCCTGACTGATCGTTCAGCTCGAGCCCTGCTGTTGTTTCCGATCAAGGCGCTGGAGCAGGATCAACTGAAGATGTTGCACACCCTGATTCCTCCTGGTCAAGGGATCGACGCCGCCATACTGGACGGGGACACGCCTGTATCCCGGCGAGCGAAGCTCCGGGACAATCCCCCGCAACTGCTGCTGAGCAACCCCGATATGCTCCACCTGTCGCTGCTACCCTACCACGCCCAGTGGCGCGAGTTCTGGCGCAACCTTCGCTATGTCGTGCTCGACGAACTGCACACCTATCGCGGGGTCTTCGGCTCGCACATCGCCCATGTCCTGCGACGACTTCGTCGGGTGGCGGCGGCCTACGGAGCACATCCGCAGTTTATCGCATGCTCGGCAACGATCGCAAATCCCCTCGCGCTGTCAGAACAACTCACGAGCCTCCCATTTCACCTGATCGAAGCGGATGGGGCCCCACAGCAGGGCAAACGTTTCCTTCTGATCAATCCGGTCGCCAGCCCCTATACCGAGGCGACCGATCTGCTGCTCCGCTGCCTCCGGAAGGGGTTGAAGACTATCGCCTTCGCCAAGGCTCGGAAGATCGCCGAGTTGATCGCCATGTGGGCGCGACAAGCCGATCAGACACTTGGCGGCAGGCTTGCCGCCTATCGAGCGGGTTTTACGGCCGACGAACGCCGGGCCATCGAGCGAGGACTGTTCAGCGAGCAACTGGCGGGGGTCGTTACCACGTCAGCCCTGGAGCTCGGGATTGACGTGGGCGGGTTGGATGCCTGCCTCCTCGTCGGCTATCCCGGCAGTATCACCAGCACCTGGCAACGGGGCGGTCGGGTCGGTCGCGGCCGCCGGGAGGCGCTGATCATCCTGGTCGCGCTTCCAGACGCCCTTGATCAGTACTTTTTCCGCCATCCTGACGACTTCTTCAGTCGTCCCTACGAAGCGGCCATCGTCGATCCCGGCAATCACCAGATTCTCGCGGCACATCTTGTGGCGACAGCCTCGGAAATGCCGCTGCGAACAGACGATTCGTTCTATGCCGCTGAACAAGACCTCATCCGGTCCCTCCACGATCAGGGCAGATTGCTCTTATCGGCGGATGGAACCGAGTGGTACGCCCGCGAGCGTCACCCCCAGCGTCGAATCAATATCCGCTCCATGGGAGAGGCCTGTGCGATCCTTGACCAGACCGGACGGGCCATCGGCACCATCGACGGGATACGAGCCATACACGAGTGCCATCCGGGGGCCATCTATCTGCACCAGGGGCAGCAGTACGAGAGTATGAGCCTGGACCTGATTCAGCACAAGGTCCACGCCAGGCCGGTCACTGTTGATTACTACACCGCGCCACTTGCCGAAAAGGACACGGAAGTCCTCGAAATCCTGGAATCCAGGAACCACCAGGGGATCCCCTACCACCTGGGCCGACTGAAAGTTACCGAGCGGGTGCTTGGCTACGAGCGCAGGCGGATCTTCGGCCAGGATAAGATCGGATCGTACCAGTTGGAATTGCCGCCTCAGACCTTTGAGACCGTCGGCCTCTGGTTTGAGATACCTGATGGGTTGAAGGCGACCGTTGAGGAGGCAGGATCGCACTTTATGGGGAGCATTCATGCGATAGAGCACGCCATGATCGGCCTCTTCCCGCTTTACGCCCTCTGTGACCGTTCGGACATCGGCGGGATCTCGTACCCGATCCACCCGCAGGTCGCTCGCGCCGCTGTTTTCATCTATGACGGCTACCCCGGCGGGATCGGTCTGACCGAGCGCGGCTTCCAGGTTCTGCCGGAGCTGTTCCTCAAGACACGACAACTCCTGGAAGAGTGCCCATGCGAATCCGGATGCCCCTCGTGCGTCCACTCACCGAAATGCGGATCGGGCAACAAGCCGCTTGATAAGCAGGGCGCGCACCTGACCCTTCAGGGCCTACTCGGGGAGACGCCGCGGACCGATACCAGGCAGCCCTCCCGTCCGTCGTCTTCAGCGCTGTCAGCCCCGAAGGAAAAAGAGGAGTCGGAGACCGTTGATGCGATACCCCATGCGATCGTCTTTGATCTTGAGACGCAGCGGAGCGCCGAGGATGTCGGCGGCTGGGAACACCGGCATCGGATGGGTCTCGCGGTCGGCGTCGTCTACGACCTTGATCGCGCTGAGTTCCGCGTCTACACTGAGCGGCAGGTGGATGCCCTCATCAACGACTTGGTCCGTGCGCGCCTGATTGTCGGGTTTAACGTCCGGCGGTTCGACTTTGATGTATTGCGGGCCTACGCCGACCTTGATTGGAACGCCCTGCCCGCCCTGGACATCCTCGAGTGTATCCACCGACGGCTGGGGTTTCGACTGAAACTGGACCATCTGGCCCAAGAAACCCTTGGGGAACGGAAGTCGGCCGATGGACTGCAGAGTCTGGCCTGGTTCAAGGCAGGAGAGATCGAGCGGGTCATCGAATACTGCAAACAGGATGTCCTCCTGACAAAGCGGCTCTACGATTTCGGTCGGCAGCACGGATATCTATTGTACCGGGACAACCAGGGACGAGCGGTCCGACTTCCGGTCGACTTCGATGAAAATCTGTTTTCGCGGCAATCCAGGTAGAGTATAATGCAGTGCTGTTGACGGGACATTGAACGAAGAGAAGTGTATTGGAGGAGTGAATGGTCGCCTTAGATTATAAGCAGATCACGCGTGCCTATGCCATCTTGTCCCCCATGTACGACCTTCTGTTCGACAAGATCTTTCATCCGGGACGGGTCGCGGCGATACCGCTTCTTGGGATCAAACCAAACGACCTTGTCCTTGAGGTGGGGATCGGTACAGGATTAAACCTTCCACTCTACCCGCAGGATTGCCACCTTGTTGGCATTGATCTCTCCTCGGAGATGCTGAGCAAGGCCAGAGAGAAGGTACGAGAATATGGGATGAATAACGTGACCATTAAAGAGATGGACGCGTCGAAACTGGAGTTCCCGGACGAACACTTCGATCATGTGCTGGCCACGTACGTCATCAGCGCCGTTCCAGAGCCGGTTCAGGTTCTCCGAGAGATTAAGCGAGTGTGTAAAAAGAAAGGGCATATCGTCATTCTGAACCACTTTAAGAGCGAGAACCCGGTTGTCGGCACCCTGGAAGAGCTGGTCGCCCCACTGTGTACCAGGCTTGGGTTCAAAACCGACCTGAGGCTTATGCCCGTCCTGAAGGAAGCACAGCTCACCCCCGAGCAGTTGCACCGCGTCAATCTTCTGAACGGCTGGCGCCTGGTCCGCTGTCTGAATGAATAAACTGCGGCAATCTCCCGCACCACGTCCGGCACTGATGCTCGCCTCACTTCTGGCCGGTCTACTCCTCGTCCCCTGGACTGTTGTCCGAGCTGAACAGATCAAGGACTTGTACGAAATGGAGGTGCTGGGCGTGGCCGCCGCTCCGGGAGGTGACCTGGCTATCGGCCAGGCAGGCCAGACGGCCATACTCCTGCGCAGTAAAGAGGCAAAGCGCGAACTTACGCTTTTCGTCGGACCTTTTGAGGCCCAAAGTATCGCGGTTCCTCTACAGCAGATGAAACCTCTCCGCCCTTTGACTCACGATCTCACCCTTTCCCTCTTAGCGGCCTTTCGCTCGCATTTAGGGAGGGTCATTATCAGCGATTTTAAGGACAATACCTATTACGCCACCCTCTATATCGAGACCGACGGCAAAGAGATGACGGTCGACAGCCGACCCAGTGATGCTATTGCCCTCGCGTTGCGGGCCGGCGCCCCAATCTACGCCAGCAGCAAGGCGCTGGATGGTGCGAGCACGAACCGGCCGCCGAGATGATCTTTCACCCTAAGACAGCGATCAGCTTTCAGCGGTCAGCTCTACTGATGTATCGCTTGGTTTCTCCGAGGCTGATGGCTGTTTGCTGAGAGCTGAACGCTATCTGTTCTCCAAGGTGCCTCCCAAGTGAAACCGATCGATCCTCTACTCCGGCAGATCGTAGAAGCGGTCTCGGAACGCGGGATACGGACACACCTCGAACAACTCGTTGAACCACGGGATCCGTTTGAGGGGCATGCCAGCATGGAAGCCGCTGCGGACACTATTGCGGAAACCCTCAGAGGATTTGACCTCCAGTTCGTCGAAGAGCGTTTCAGGTGCGAGGGCCGCTGGTACCGGAATCTGATCGCGTTGCACCAGGGTTCGTCCCGTAATGGACAGGTGTTGATTGTCGCCCACTACGACACCGTACCGAATAGCCCTGGGGCCGACGATAATGCCAGTGGAGTGGCCGGTCTACTCGAGGTAGCCGGAACCCTGGCCCGCCACCGATTCACACACGACCTGCTCTTTATCGCCTTCCCCCTCGAAGAGTACGGCAATCCAGGCAGCGTGCACTATGTGGAGCAGGCCATGGCCAGTGGCGCGCCGATTGCCGGCGTATTCGACCTGGAGATGATCGGCTATACCGGCCCGACCCAGGCCGCACCTCCCGGTATCCAGGC
Encoded here:
- a CDS encoding Acyl carrier protein (ACP) (Evidence 2a : Function of homologous gene experimentally demonstrated in an other organism; Product type c : carrier) — protein: MTDVMEIEERVKKIIVDQLGVNAAEVTPEASFVEDLGADSLDTVELVMALEEEFGIEIPDEEAEKIVTVKDAIAHIKAHPA
- the fabG gene encoding 3-oxoacyl-[acyl-carrier-protein] reductase (Evidence 2a : Function of homologous gene experimentally demonstrated in an other organism; Product type e : enzyme); protein product: MVMAPTTGLEGKVAVVTGGSRGIGRAIALGLSAQGAKVVIGARNPEAAQKVVAEIEAAGAEGIAVAADISREAEADGLIQAGLKGFGRLDILVNNAGITKDGLLIRMKEEDWDAVLDVNLKGAFFTTRAALRPMLRAQSGRIVNISSVAGTMGIPGQANYSASKAGLIGFTKAVAKEVASRSITVNAVAPGFIETEMTAILSEDRKKSYLGQIPMGRFGAAEEVAALVSFLVSEAASYITGQVITIDGGLRT
- the fabD gene encoding Malonyl CoA-acyl carrier protein transacylase (MCT) (Evidence 2a : Function of homologous gene experimentally demonstrated in an other organism; Product type e : enzyme), whose amino-acid sequence is MGQDFWSQIPEARILFEKASEALGIDLGHLCFKGPEEQLTLTANAQPAIMTVSMAAVAALQREGIKPDYVAGHSLGEYSALVASGSLAFEDAIRIVRKRGEFMQEAVAPGAGAMAAILGLDRQSVYAICEEAAQYGIVEVANLNGPGQVVIAGKTGAVDRAVELAKQRGAKRAVRLQVSAPFHCSLMEPAAQRLAGVLQATPIADPTVPLVNNADAELLTTRDAVADSLVRQVTRPVRWEDVVRRLVKEGVTIFLELGPGKVLTGLIRRIAPEATALYAEDPGSLRLAVDQLEAVR
- the fabH gene encoding 3-oxoacyl-[acyl-carrier-protein] synthase III (Beta-ketoacyl-ACP synthase III)(KAS III) (Evidence 2a : Function of homologous gene experimentally demonstrated in an other organism; PubMedId : 11243824; Product type e : enzyme) yields the protein MYGSRIAGTGASVPDRVLTNAELEQMVSTSDEWIVTRTGISERRIASDDQATSDLAEGAARQALEASGVDPHDLDLILVNTVTPDMFFPSTACVLQERLGASRAAAFDLMAACAGFVYGLSVADAYLRAGVMRNILVIGADTLSKVVDWSDRGTCVLFGDGAGAVVVQRTTADPAILSTHLYSDGSKGRQLIIPGGGSRQPASQKVIDEKLVTIRMPNGNEVFKTAVRSMEEAAIAALKANGAEVSDVDLFISHQANARIIYAVAERLDLPRERIYMNIDRYGNTSAASIPIAMDEAVRAGRLKRGDLLLLTAFGGGFTWGSALIRW
- the plsX gene encoding fatty acid/phospholipid synthesis protein, methyltransferase domain (Evidence 2b : Function of strongly homologous gene; Product type ph : phenotype) gives rise to the protein MGGDRGPTVTVEGAVAAARELDLSVLLVGNEEEIGRALKQHATKGLSIAIRHAPETVGMQESPSAALRKKKQSSIRVGLDLVKNGEADAFISAGNTGAVMATALITLGPLPGVERPAIALIIPTLKGQSILLDVGANADCKARHLLQFAIMGNVYARQIMGKPTPTVGLLSIGEEESKGNELTREAFKGLEEEQSLNFIGNVEGREVLTGTADIIVCDGFTGNVALKIIEGAAEFFTRLLKEELGKGLAGMVGALLARGAFKRFKKLIDYTEYGGAPLLGVRGVCIICHGRSTAKAIKNAIRVAGGCVENRVIEHITEGIAVS
- a CDS encoding protein of unknown function (Evidence 5 : No homology to any previously reported sequences); this encodes MPRIDIPHNSKLEEVSRLAIGIGADIQQDRLTFQRWNDESDGGTLYARKRTQGNQRRGHHRPRIPGADKGIGLPILDEIQADPDGRLLLLSQGGGRGFLHPDRLRGVSDRNAQALRGVLFQCPANFFFVPDQQDRQVEFTGGGYGALDGNRGTTVATHRVKGYTGSHTCVPIGNGRLDLLPLHNLPTTIIATGGASAMGQLPLMAVGALRERRGGEGVMSASCSRPRITVTAFWKGHRSSSWISRGLE
- a CDS encoding protein of unknown function (Evidence 5 : No homology to any previously reported sequences), whose protein sequence is MVVERSQIPPEGLDLEVREEPCWEGVEGLWLSLAPIQASLRLEREVNGILASGTFSTTAVVPCSRCSESVSVPVSDSFTILYTEDREAFRDEEVELSAAEMDVDAMQDDRLDVTRLLRENVLLNLPLQPLCRADCRGLCPHCGVNLNESSCGCQVQEDDPRLAPLQHLL